The Caldicellulosiruptor obsidiansis OB47 genome segment TTTCCAATTAATCAAAAGAGAATTGACACTCTTGCAGCACTTTTCAAAAGTATTATAAAATACTCTATATACTTTTTAATTGTTGTACTCATTCTTGAAAACTTCAATGTTTCTATCAAGACAATCTTAGCTGTTGCCGGGATAGGCGGGCTTGCGATAGGTTTTGGTGCACAGAGTTTAATTAAAGATGTGATAGCTGGACTTTTTCTTATCATTGAAGACCAGCTATCTGTTGGCGATTATGTTACAATAGATGGAAGAAGTGGTACTGTTAAAGAAATGGGAATAAAAACAATTAAGATTCTTGACTATAACGGTTCAATTCACATTATACCAAACGGTTCCATAGGTGCAATTACAAACTGGTCGAGGCATAACTCAAAGGCGATTGTAGATGTTAAGCTCAATACAAAGATGAACTTTGATGAGGTATCTTTAAAGCTCCAAGAGGTGTTCAAAGAAATTGAAGAAGAATTTAAAGAAGACATTGTCACACCACCACAGATTGTGGGTATAGTTGACACTAACTGGATAGAATATACACTCAGAATTGTGACAGAGACAAAACCTCTTCGCCACTGGGATTTAGAGAGGGCGATGAGAAAAAAGATAATTGAAAAGCTTTTTGTAAGCTAAAAAAACTAAAAACTTGGAAAGGGGTAGTAACTAAGGAAGATGAAAGTTTCAGAGCTTTTCATGCCAACCTTGAAAGAAACACCTTCTGATGCAGAGATAGAATCACATAAACTTATGCTAAGATCTGGTTTTATGAGACAGCTCTCCTCTGGCATCTATGTGTATCTTCCTCTTGGCTACAGAGTTTTGCGAAAGATAGAGAATATTGTCAGAGAAGAGATGGATAGAAGCGGTGCTCAAGAGGTTCATATGTCTGCACTTATGCCAAAAGAACTGTGGGAAGAGTCAGGAAGATGGGCAATATTTGGACCAGAGATGTTTAGAATAAAAGATAGAAATGAAAGGGAGTACTGTTTGGGACCTACTCACGAAGAAGCATTTACTTATATAGTCAGGAATGAGATTTCATCTTACAGGGACCTTCCAAAAATTTTGTATCAAATTCAAACAAAGTTTCGCGATGAAAGAAGGCCGCGGTTTGGTGTTATGCGCTGCCGAGAATTTACAATGAAAGATGCTTATTCTTTTGACATTGATGAAAAAGGCTTGGACATATCATACCAAAAGATGTATGATGCCTATGTGAGGATCTTCAAAAGATGCGGGCTTGATGTAAAGATTGTAGAGGCAGACACAGGTGCGATGGGCGGGGCAAGTTCACACGAGTTCATGGTTCCATCTTCAGTTGGCGAGGCAGAGATTGCATATTGCAAAGCGTGCGGA includes the following:
- a CDS encoding mechanosensitive ion channel family protein; this encodes MSIDKISEIILKYSGKIIYSLIVLIAGFLILKFSNRMLEKWKKKQRSSVFPINQKRIDTLAALFKSIIKYSIYFLIVVLILENFNVSIKTILAVAGIGGLAIGFGAQSLIKDVIAGLFLIIEDQLSVGDYVTIDGRSGTVKEMGIKTIKILDYNGSIHIIPNGSIGAITNWSRHNSKAIVDVKLNTKMNFDEVSLKLQEVFKEIEEEFKEDIVTPPQIVGIVDTNWIEYTLRIVTETKPLRHWDLERAMRKKIIEKLFVS